The following coding sequences lie in one Polyodon spathula isolate WHYD16114869_AA chromosome 15, ASM1765450v1, whole genome shotgun sequence genomic window:
- the LOC121327931 gene encoding GRIP and coiled-coil domain-containing protein 2-like has translation MEDNHPDSAASPATPATGKSKLDTLSKEDLIKFTKKQVLVLQKVKSRCADLEQEVEKLKKKSSGGADEAIIQELTERMDAVLLEKAETQQRFVLLQKENEKAKQEAKDSLDKVTELQKQFDLSNVEHLKKIEDLKHELETVHSKHKEEAADFQKLLQESSKKEQMLTAQFRQQLGYQNEVKELEEQFKLVRQKYEDQLCSLQQQLISSEEERRRETTMLKENQEAAIAECQKEIESLHGELLKIRTAHQEEVKELVDQLESAALEHEQERYRLLQVNEDLAEQLGQKENSLQDVEEEEEETDIEWVKKHSEPLVSGEQGEDEVIILKRMLKDLQSQHSILQDELTYLSNVKTGLELELQEAKDEFLREKEELEFNIHELQLCNEDSNSIATKCKSDLQTTNDHWEMALNQHEQELQVLKQRHQKEIVTLEQTLLSTAEKEKGKALLEIQNLKEECEKLSIEKREAVDSYEKTMEILRTMQSELGATTGHFVKQYNAMKESNSAEIHELQQKLRVAFNEKDKLLERINNLESEAKSQQNTYEELKLSECDWENKKQELLSILHHKDTALHELEEKLAALNLEKDDVLAALKHSEVEVEKLRDACSTKQAECVEYQQNLTKDKTQVKALEEELTTLKKERDHLQEELHLVRSDKDSLSKFKDEIGDLEKSLQAVSEEKERLRNDFEEKLQHLIELQHRLEDLTKDKAQLQQRLEEAEMQLGTTFADKENITHQLKILESKLTVTCLEKEQKCSDLKTLEEDLTNLKLERDHLQEELNLARSDSNNLYKLKAEIGDLEKSLQAVSQEKERLNKDIEEKQQQLTDFQFRLEYLTKDNTQLQQRLDEAVIQLGANAAEKDYINHQLEILENKVAALCLEKEQKCSDLKALEDDLTKLKKERDETGNLEKSLQAVSEEKERLRKDLEKKQQQLAEVRIHVFNYLQQEADTEVFANNDQAVEDISVLVQKLWDKVMEGKRSALLQSDEQIAQLQDDIKRLREEGRLQEVELRSFNDDLSKERTLLKENLEEVLSDKEGLQRDLLEMKSRNEKMKIENESLLAQIEAVSEKLNEIEKEKNDEIDQTVQQVVGDDEREKLLRLLAEKESELSSLQGEIASLQGSEQNSSPAEEVIRELTDKIVNLEKEQKEKHEKMNKIKAVAVKAKKELDTTRKEVQALKEELELVKTERERLSGSVKDVIQAAESYKNLLAEYDKQTEQLDLEKERGENFDRQIGELTKHLQATVLQKDQLISEKEDHLACLETLQMNVKQLEAQILELQKGKSAVEKELEGEKLLKEHKIKDHSMSLKEIEDLQRHLQNQNHQLQQAVQELEILRKDAQQSSLMDMEMADYERLVKELNQNISDKESRIEEYEGEIKIQKQRWETLQEEISSLKSCLDQTEDKNTKIKQLLVKTKKELADSKKSEADQLAIQSSLKRELEASQQQLEDYKIQCADLTAERHKLQEQLRSMTNQLQSAKSAFQQKIATLQEECTAAKAEQVSTASEFESYKVRVHNVLKQHKNKSASQTEKDAATQERESMERMMDQLKAKLQETQHSLQANMNELQALQSEHDTLLDRHNKMLQETVAKEAELREKLHSIQSENMVLKSEHTQTLSQLTNQNEALRDSFREQVRHLQEDHRKTVETLQQQVSKVEAQLFQLQKEASTANPIPVQQTRKILQERKNTDLPLFDLQSMAREEGEGMETTETESVSSSGTHIPSLELLLNSPEPKMEPLVWQAEPTKEELAQELNTATKSIEHMNGLLHETEATNVVLMEQVTLLKSEVRRLERNQEREKSVANLEYLKNVLLQFIFLKSGSERQALLPVIHTMLKLSPEERSKLSAIAQGEEEAVVAARSSGWTSYLHSWSGIR, from the exons ATGGAG GATAATCATCCAGACTCTGCGGCCTCCCCAGCAACTCCAGCGACAGGAAAATCAAAG TTGGATACTTTGTCTAAGGAGGACCTCATCAAGTTTACAAAAAAGCAGGTGTTGGTTTTGCAGAAGGTGAAATCCAGATGTGCAG ATTTGGAACAGGAAGTTGAAAAACTTAAAAAGAAGTCAAGTGGTGGAGCAGATGAGGCTATAATTCag GAACTAACGGAAAGGATGGACGCAGTACTTCTAGAAAAGGCTGAGACTCAACAGAGATTTGTATTacttcaaaaagaaaatgaaaaggcaaAGCAAGAGGCAAag gaTTCCTTGGATAAAGTAACAGAACTTCAGAAGCAGTTTGATCTGTCTAATGTTGAGCACCTAAAGAAAATCGAAGATTTAAAACATGAATTAGAAACTGTTCATTCAAAGCATAAAGAAGAGGCTGCAGATTTTCAAAAACTTTTGCAGGAGTCCAGCAAAAAAGAGCAAATGCTTACTGCTCAATTCAGGCAGCAGCTTGGCTACCAGAATGAAGTAAAAGAGTTAGAAGAACAGTTCAAACTAGTCCGGCAGAAATATGAGGATCAGCTGTGTAGCCTGCAGCAGCAATTAATCTCTTCTGAAGAAGAAAGGAGACGAGAGACGACAATGTTAAAAGAAAACCAAGAAGCAGCAATAGCAGAGTGCCAGAAGGAAATCGAAAGCCTTCATGGAGAGCTCTTGAAAATAAGGACAGCCCACCAGGAAGAAGTAAAAGAGCTTGTGGATCAGCTTGAATCGGCAGCTTTGGAGCATGAGCAAGAGAGGTATAGACTGCTTCAAGTGAACGAAGACCTGGCAGAGCAGCTAGGTCAGAAAGAAAACAGCCTTCAGGACGtggaagaagaagaggaggaaacTGACATAGAGTGGGTTAAAAAACATTCTGAGCCTTTGGTTTCTGGGGAGCAAGGTGAAGATGAGGTCATCATCCTGAAACGCATGTTAAAGGATTTGCAATCCCAGCATAGTATCCTACAGGATGAGTTGACATACCTGAGTAACGTGAAAACAGGGTTGGAGTTGGAACTCCAAGAAGCCAAGGATGAGTTCCTTCGTGAGAAAGAAGAACTGGAGTTTAATATTCACGAGCTACAACTGTGCAATGAAGACAGCAATAGCATTGCCACAAAATGTAAATCCGATCTCCAAACCACTAACGACCACTGGGAGATGGCACTAAACCAGCATGAACAAGAATTACAAGTTCTGAAGCAACGACATCAGAAGGAGATTGTGACACTGGAACAAACTTTGCTTTCCACTGCTGAGAAGGAAAAAGGAAAGGCGCTTTTGGAAATCCAGAATCTAAAGGAAGAGTGTGAGAAGCTCTCTATAGAGAAGCGTGAGGCAGTTGACAGTTATGAGAAAACAATGGAGATATTAAGGACTATGCAGTCTGAGTTAGGGGCTACAACAGGACATTTTGtgaaacaatacaatgcaatgaagGAAAGCAATTCTGCTGAAATCCATGAGCTGCAACAAAAACTAAGAGTTGCCTTCAATGAGAAGGATAAACTCCTTGAGAGAATCAACAACCTGGAGTCAGAGGCAAAGTCCCAACAAAACACCTATGAAGAATTAAAGTTGTCTGAATGTGACTGGGAGAACAAAAAACAGGAACTATTGTCTATCCTGCATCATAAAGACACTGCTTTACATGAGCTTGAGGAAAAGTTGGCAGCTTTGAACTTAGAGAAGGATGATGTGCTGGCAGCATTAAAACATTCTGAAGTAGAGGTGGAAAAGCTTAGAGACGCATGTTCTACAAAGCAAGCAGAATGTGTTGAATATCAGCAGAACCTTACCAAGGACAAAACTCAGGTAAAGGCACTAGAGGAGGAACTGACTACCCTAAAGAAAGAAAGGGACCATTTGCAAGAAGAGCTTCATCTTGTCAGGTCGGATAAAGACAGTCTGTCCAAGTTTAAAGATGAAATTGGGGATCTGGAGAAGTCTTTGCAGGCTGTGTCAGAAGAAAAAGAGAGACTAAGAAATGACTTTGAAGAGAAGCTGCAACACTTAATTGAGTTACAGCATCGATTGGAAGACCTTACCAAGGACAAAGCACAGTTACAACAGAGACTTGAAGAAgcagaaatgcaactgggaacCACTTTTGCAGATAAAGAGAATATTACCCACCAGCTAAAAATCCTAGAGAGTAAATTAACAGTGACTTGTTTGGAAAAGGAACAGAAGTGTTCTGATCTGAAGACACTAGAGGAAGATCTGACTAACCTTAAGCTTGAAAGGGACCATTTGCAAGAAGAGCTTAATCTAGCCAGGTCTGATAGTAATAATCTTTACAAGCTTAAAGCTGAAATTGGGGATCTAGAGAAGTCTTTACAGGCTGTGTCACAAGAGAAAGAGAGGCTGAATAAAGACATTGAAGAGAAGCAACAACAGTTAACTGACTTTCAGTTTAGATTGGAATACCTTACCAAGGACAACACACAGCTACAGCAGAGACTGGATGAAGCAGTAATCCAATTGGGAGCTAATGCTGCAGAAAAGGACTACATCAACCACCAGCTAGAAATCCTGGAGAACAAAGTAGCAGCGTTGTGTTTGGAGAAGGAACAGAAGTGTTCTGATCTGAAAGCACTAGAGGATGATCTGACTAAACTTAAGAAAGAAAGAGATGAAACTGGAAATCTGGAGAAGTCTTTGCAGGCTGTGTCagaagagaaagagaggctcAGGAAAGACCTTGAAAAGAAGCAACAACAGTTAGCTGAAGTAAGGATTCACGTTTTCAACTATCTGCAACAAGAAGCAGACACTGAAGTGTTTGCAAATAACGACCAAGCAGTTGAGGACATTTCTGTCCTGGTCCAAAAGCTTTGGGATAAGGTTATGGAAGGAAAACGCAGTGCGTTGCTGCAAAGTGATGAACAAATTGCACAGCTGCAAGATGATATTAAAAGGCTAAGAGAGGAAGGCAGACTTCAGGAGGTTGAGCTTCGGTCATTTAATGATGACTTATCAAAAGAGAGGACCCTGCTGAAGGAAAACCTTGAAGAGGTTCTCTCGGACAAAGAGGGATTACAGAGGGACCTGTTAGAGATGAAAAGCAGGAATGAGAAGATGAAGATTGAAAATGAATCTCTTCTGGCCCAAATTGAGGCTGTGTCTGAAAAGCTAaatgaaattgaaaaagaaaagaatgatgAGATCGATCAAACTGTTCAGCAAGTGGTGGGAGATGATGAAAGAGAAAAACTCCTACGCTTGCTGGCAGAAAAAGAATCCGAGTTGTCCAGTCTGCAGGGAGAGATTGCATCTTTGCAG GGGTCTGAACAGAATTCTTCTCCAGCTGAAGAGGTTATAAGAGAGCTAACTGACAAAATAG TTAatctggaaaaggagcaaaaagaaaaacacgagAAGATGAACAAGATTAAAGCTGTGGCGGTGAAGGCCAAAAAGGAGCTGGATACAACTAGAAAAGAG GTTCAGGCCTTGAAGGAAGAACTGGAGTTGGTGAAAACCGAGAGGGAGCGTCTCTCTGGCTCAGTAAAGGATGTAATTCAAGCAGCTGAAAGCTACAAG aaTCTCTTAGCCGAGTATGACAAGCAGACTGAACAACTCGACCTGGAAAAGGAGCGAGGAGAAAATTTTGATCGTCAGATTGGAGAGCTTACAAAGCATCTGCAGGCTACAGTCCTACAG AAAGACCAGTTGATCTCGGAAAAGGAAGATCACTTGGCATGCCTTGAAACCCTGCAGATGAATGTTAAGCAGCTGGAGGCTCAGATTTTAGAACTGCAGAAGGGAAAATCAGCAGTGGAAAAGGAACTAGAAGGAGAAAAACTTCTGAAGGAGCACAAGATAAAG GACCACAGTATGTCTTTAAAAGAAATAGAAGATCTTCAAAGGCACCTTCAGAACCAGAATCATCAACTCCAGCAAGCTGTACAAGAACTGGAAATATTGAGAAAG GATGCTCAGCAAAGCTCATTGATGGATATGGAGATGGCTGATTATGAACGACTGGTGAAGGAATTAAACCAGAACATCTCTGACAAAGAAAGCAGGATTGAGGAGTATGAGGGGgagattaaaatacaaaaacagagatGGGAAACACTGCAGGAGGAGATAT CATCCCTGAAGTCATGTTTGGATCAAACCGAGGATAAAAACACAAAGATAAAACAGCTGCTGGTTAAAACAAAGAAGGAGTTAGCCGATTCAAAAAAGAGC GAAGCAGACCAGCTCGCTATTCAGTCATCATTGAAACGGGAACTGGAGGCAAGCCAGCAGCAACTGGAAGACTACAAG atccaGTGTGCCGATCTCACAGCAGAGAGACACAAGCTGCAGGAACAGCTGAGATCAATGACCAATCAGCTCCAAAGTGCAAAAAGTGCATTTCAACAGAAAATTGCAACACTGCAAGAGGAATGCACCGCTGCTAAG GCAGAGCAGGTTTCTACTGCCTCAGAGTTCGAAAGCTATAAAGTTCGCGTACACAACGTTTTAAAGCAACATAAGAACAAGTCTGCATCTCAGACTGAAAAAGATGCAGCTACACAGGAGAG AGAATCCATGGAAAGGATGATGGACCAGCTGAAAGCCAAGCTCCAGGAGACCCAGCACAGCCTACAGGCGAACATGAACGAGCTGCAGGCCTTGCAGTCTGAGCACGACACTCTCCTCGATCGACACAATAAGATGCTGCAGGAAACCGTGGCCAAGGAGGCAGAACTCAGGGAGAA ACTCCACTCAATACAGTCTGAGAACATGGTGCTGAAGTCGGAGCACACCCAGACCCTGAGTCAGCTGACCAACCAGAACGAGGCTCTTCGGGACAGCTTCCGGGAGCAAGTGCGCCACCTGCAGGAGGATCACAGAAAGACTGTGGAGACGCTGCAGCAACAGGTCAGCAAGGTGGAGGCCCAGCTCTTCCAGCTCCAGAAGGAGGCAAGCACAGCAA ATCCTATTCCAGTTCAGCAAACAAGGAAGATATTGCAGGAGCGGAAGAACACAGATCTTCCGCTGTTTGATTTGCAATCAATGGctagagaggagggagagggaatgGAAACAACTGAGACTGAGTCAGTGTCCTCCTCTGGCACCCACATACCTTCATTGGAACTACTTCTGAACTCTCCTGAGCCAAAGATGG agccTCTAGTGTGGCAAGCTGAGCCAACCAAAGAGGAATTGGCACAGGAATTAAACACAGCAACCAAGAGTATTGAACACATGAATGGGCTTCTTCATGAAACCGAAGCCACCAATGTTGTCCTAATGGAACAGGTCACG CTTCTGAAGAGCGAGGTGAGAAGGCTGGAGAGGAACCAGGAGAGAGAGAAGTCTGTAGCTAATCTGGAGTACCTGAAGAATGTCCTGCTGCAGTTTATATTCCTGAAGTCAGGCAGCGAGAGACAGGCCCTCTTGCCAGTAATCCATACCATGTTAAAGCTCAGCCCAGAGGAGAGGAGTAAACTGTCTGCAATAGCACAAG